The Halomicronema hongdechloris C2206 genome includes a window with the following:
- a CDS encoding CBS domain-containing protein, whose translation MAKAVADVMTPNPLTVRPTTVLKDAVQVLIDHHISGIPVTDDTGRLVGILSESDLMWQATGAPLPAYITLLDSVIYLKNPVRYNQELHKALGQLVRDLMTEQVVTATPSQSIRDAAQTMHDKHVRRLPVVDQDRKVVGILTRGDIVREMARSYDETAQSV comes from the coding sequence ATGGCCAAAGCTGTCGCCGACGTGATGACACCGAATCCACTAACGGTGCGTCCCACTACTGTCTTGAAGGATGCTGTGCAGGTGCTAATCGATCACCACATCAGCGGCATACCGGTGACAGATGATACCGGCCGACTGGTGGGAATTTTGTCGGAATCAGATTTGATGTGGCAAGCTACTGGCGCGCCTTTGCCCGCCTATATCACCTTGCTTGACAGTGTGATCTATCTGAAAAATCCGGTTCGCTACAACCAAGAATTGCACAAGGCGCTGGGGCAATTAGTCCGAGATCTAATGACTGAACAGGTGGTGACGGCAACGCCAAGCCAGTCGATTCGGGATGCAGCCCAAACCATGCACGACAAACATGTGCGGCGTTTGCCCGTGGTTGATCAGGACCGCAAGGTGGTGGGCATCCTCACCCGGGGCGATATCGTGCGGGAAATGGCTAGAAGTTACGATGAGACGGCCCAGTCTGTTTGA
- the nblB gene encoding phycobilisome degradation protein NblB, with protein sequence MSITPESARQLLQSEDFGERLRGVNQLRQLDPAIAFDMVQLAAQDGNDRVRYAAISQLASLGHQDGNRLLGLLRQALLSDPEPDVQAAAADTIGALKLSGLFEDLKAQYYESSEWLVQFSIIAALGEFGDPRAFDLLREALGSDNELVKTAAIGSLGELQDERAIPLLLPFVEDADWQVRHRLVTALHHFTAPEARAALERLTQDESEIVAQAATQHLSIQTGG encoded by the coding sequence ATGTCCATCACACCGGAAAGTGCCAGGCAGCTCTTGCAGTCTGAGGATTTTGGGGAGCGACTCCGCGGCGTTAACCAATTACGACAGCTCGACCCGGCCATCGCCTTTGACATGGTGCAGTTAGCTGCCCAGGACGGCAATGATCGAGTACGTTACGCGGCCATTAGCCAACTAGCTAGCCTGGGCCATCAAGATGGGAACCGCTTGCTAGGGCTATTGCGTCAGGCGTTACTGAGCGATCCTGAACCTGACGTTCAAGCGGCGGCGGCAGACACTATCGGTGCCTTGAAATTATCGGGGCTGTTTGAGGATTTGAAAGCCCAGTATTATGAAAGTTCAGAATGGCTAGTCCAGTTCAGCATTATTGCAGCCCTAGGAGAGTTTGGTGACCCTAGGGCCTTTGATTTGCTGCGAGAGGCCCTGGGGTCGGACAACGAATTGGTGAAGACCGCAGCCATTGGCTCCCTGGGCGAGTTGCAGGATGAGCGCGCTATCCCTTTACTATTGCCCTTCGTAGAAGATGCCGACTGGCAGGTACGCCATCGCCTGGTCACGGCCTTGCATCATTTCACGGCTCCAGAGGCCCGGGCGGCCCTAGAGCGCCTGACTCAGGATGAGTCTGAGATCGTTGCTCAGGCGGCTACTCAGCATTTGAGTATTCAAACAGGTGGCTAA
- a CDS encoding M42 family metallopeptidase, whose translation MAYDQLFHQIDHLVMCHSPSGAETELNTYLLDRLSALGVEHWQDEADNIIAKIPGRSQTSDNGAAQPERAIAITGHKDEIGAIVKTIQRNGRITVGPLGGAFPWVYGEGVVDVLGDHTTVSGILCFGSRHVSHQSPQKEHQEGKAVLWEDAWIETTLSQEALADAGVHPGTRVVVGKHRKRPCRLGNYMASYTLDNKASVAILLALAERLQQPPVTVYLVASAKEEVGAVGALYFTQRHRLEGLIALEICPLSREYPIQAGEQPVLLYQDGYGLYDDGLNRDIRRAAAVAGVSLQLTTLSSFGSDGSIAMKFGHVSRAACLSFPTQNTHGYEIAHLGAIAECIEILVCYCNDL comes from the coding sequence ATGGCCTACGACCAGCTCTTCCACCAGATTGATCATTTGGTCATGTGCCACTCCCCGAGTGGAGCCGAGACCGAACTGAATACATACCTGTTAGATCGTCTGAGTGCTTTAGGCGTCGAGCACTGGCAAGACGAGGCTGACAATATCATTGCCAAGATTCCCGGCCGTAGTCAGACCAGCGACAACGGAGCCGCTCAGCCTGAGCGGGCCATTGCCATTACTGGCCACAAAGACGAAATTGGTGCCATCGTCAAGACCATTCAGCGCAATGGGCGTATTACTGTTGGTCCCCTAGGCGGGGCCTTCCCTTGGGTCTATGGCGAAGGGGTGGTTGATGTATTGGGGGACCATACTACCGTCAGTGGCATTCTCTGCTTTGGCTCCCGCCACGTCTCCCACCAATCTCCGCAGAAAGAACATCAGGAAGGTAAGGCCGTCCTCTGGGAAGATGCTTGGATCGAGACCACTTTGTCTCAAGAGGCTTTGGCAGATGCTGGTGTTCATCCTGGCACGCGGGTAGTGGTAGGCAAGCACCGCAAGCGCCCCTGCCGCCTGGGCAATTATATGGCCAGCTATACCCTCGATAACAAGGCCTCGGTAGCCATCTTATTGGCTCTGGCTGAACGGCTGCAGCAGCCTCCAGTAACGGTCTATTTAGTTGCCTCTGCCAAGGAAGAAGTGGGAGCCGTAGGAGCCCTTTACTTCACCCAACGCCATCGGCTCGAAGGTCTGATTGCTCTAGAAATTTGTCCGCTTTCCAGGGAATATCCGATTCAGGCTGGGGAGCAGCCAGTGTTGCTCTATCAGGATGGCTATGGTCTCTACGACGATGGGCTCAATCGTGATATTCGCCGAGCAGCAGCGGTGGCAGGTGTCTCCCTGCAATTGACTACTCTTAGTAGTTTTGGCAGTGATGGCTCCATCGCCATGAAATTTGGCCATGTGTCTCGAGCCGCCTGTCTGAGCTTCCCCACCCAGAACACCCATGGCTATGAGATTGCCCACTTAGGGGCCATTGCTGAGTGTATTGAGATCCTGGTGTGTTACTGTAACGACCTGTGA
- a CDS encoding ATP-binding protein, translating to MHIKSVWEDIIDDIEGLHQQERHFIASALDQLLKTSQPLAPLGIVIAGEGGVGKTHLIGAIRKYTITHGLNFILVDMTDVRDFWETVLQGYISSLQEDAVDGTAQFQLRDLVGYLVSLTGKSVSSGVMAALPEKSLRNAIKHVLNALAQVDRKAAAEFQDVIRALILLNSDSFEILGIGHTWLQGLEIETEDKTRFGFRQTIATSPRKIVQGLSWLMSLQRPSVLALDQLDSIVMQHHYGAGGSTDLDLSEEQRISKAIIEGIGGGLMALRDTIYRTQIIVSCLESTWNVLVNQAISTFQDRFHRPLILGRVISSEVARAIVEKRLQQAYEQVGFVAPYSTWPFSKSFFQSAIRHSPRRILKRCYEHQQHCLVAGEIQEIHSFGNDVVIDDPPVDLEAIDQAFATAQQQVDIRAALDETQEDAVLGQWLQTAAKCLVAENPTPDTVDSEVEVNFPGGKNYPQLHARVRLIYRNEGDREKHLSLRALLRSHHAAYRARLKTAMTTAGIDHALSFRRLLIVRVGDIPGGATTQELSHRFTEAGGLMVYPDEAELRLLAALHQIRSMEHFDTWLHQRRPVSQLRCFQSTVTWLFGDTVDVFSSGKTVSSGTLDSPPQPAPDKPDELPLKSPHSGDHPVAPSPVGLPIGRQLRQPQDIVAIPLEALTKHIVILAGSGAGKTVLVRRLVEEAILKQIPAIVIDGANDLARMGDPWPETPAAWDHLDRRQAQQYHQSVDVAVWTPGREAGNAVTLNPLPDFAALTNNADELNQAIDMARDSLQDIVASGNSATAKVRRGILRNALEVFATNGGGDLEGFADFLRDLPEDAAGNISRASQHAQAMADLLSAEMANNPLLRQSGAPLAPAILLGLEGSSAKTRLSILNFIGLSGLPQQQQFLHQLAMTLFTWIKKHPAPAGQPLRGLLVIDEAKDFLPSRQSTPCKSSLNRLAAQARKYGLGLIFATQAPKSIDHNIIANCSTQFYGRSNSPAAIDVVRDQLQQRGGQGDDIAQLQRGEFYAVSESINPPIKITVPLCLSFHPPTPLDESEVLERAKQSRQ from the coding sequence ATGCACATTAAAAGTGTATGGGAAGACATAATTGATGATATTGAGGGATTACACCAACAGGAACGCCACTTTATCGCCTCTGCCCTTGACCAACTCCTAAAGACATCTCAGCCGCTTGCGCCACTTGGCATTGTTATTGCAGGGGAGGGAGGTGTAGGTAAAACTCATCTCATTGGAGCAATTCGTAAATATACCATTACCCATGGGCTCAATTTTATTCTGGTCGATATGACTGATGTCCGTGACTTTTGGGAAACTGTTCTTCAGGGCTATATTAGTTCATTACAAGAAGATGCTGTTGATGGTACGGCCCAATTTCAACTAAGAGATTTAGTGGGTTATTTGGTTTCCCTGACAGGGAAATCGGTCTCTTCAGGTGTGATGGCTGCTCTGCCTGAGAAGTCTTTGAGAAATGCTATCAAGCACGTTTTGAATGCCCTAGCTCAAGTTGATCGGAAAGCTGCAGCCGAGTTCCAAGATGTCATCCGAGCCTTAATTTTGTTAAATTCTGATAGCTTTGAAATCTTGGGTATTGGTCATACTTGGCTGCAGGGATTAGAAATCGAAACTGAGGATAAAACTCGATTTGGCTTCAGGCAAACTATTGCGACTAGTCCCAGGAAAATCGTACAGGGTTTGTCTTGGTTAATGAGTTTGCAGCGACCATCAGTATTGGCTCTCGATCAACTGGATTCTATCGTGATGCAACATCACTATGGAGCCGGTGGCTCTACAGATTTAGATCTATCAGAAGAACAACGTATCTCAAAAGCCATTATCGAAGGTATTGGCGGTGGATTAATGGCTCTACGTGATACCATCTATCGTACGCAAATAATTGTTTCTTGTCTGGAATCAACCTGGAACGTTCTTGTAAATCAAGCTATTAGTACATTTCAAGATCGCTTTCATAGACCGCTCATCCTAGGACGAGTTATTAGTTCTGAAGTTGCTCGAGCCATTGTTGAAAAACGCCTTCAGCAGGCATATGAGCAGGTTGGTTTTGTTGCCCCCTACTCTACTTGGCCATTTTCCAAATCATTTTTCCAATCTGCTATTCGTCATTCCCCGAGACGGATTTTAAAGCGTTGCTATGAGCATCAACAGCATTGCTTAGTGGCAGGAGAAATTCAGGAAATTCATTCATTTGGTAACGACGTAGTCATAGATGATCCTCCTGTCGACCTCGAGGCAATTGATCAGGCATTCGCAACGGCTCAGCAACAGGTTGACATCAGGGCTGCCCTAGATGAGACCCAAGAAGATGCTGTGTTAGGGCAGTGGCTGCAAACCGCTGCAAAGTGCTTGGTTGCGGAGAACCCGACTCCAGATACGGTGGACAGCGAGGTAGAGGTCAACTTTCCAGGCGGCAAAAATTATCCTCAACTTCACGCCAGGGTGAGGCTGATTTACCGCAACGAAGGGGACCGGGAGAAGCATTTGTCCTTGAGGGCGCTGTTGCGATCGCATCATGCCGCCTACCGCGCCCGCCTGAAAACGGCCATGACCACGGCTGGTATCGACCATGCCCTGAGTTTTCGGCGGCTGCTCATTGTCAGAGTCGGTGATATTCCTGGTGGTGCAACTACTCAAGAATTGAGCCACCGATTTACTGAAGCAGGCGGCTTAATGGTCTATCCCGACGAGGCTGAATTGCGCCTCTTGGCAGCCCTGCATCAGATCAGGTCAATGGAACATTTTGATACCTGGCTGCATCAGCGTCGTCCAGTGTCACAACTGCGGTGCTTTCAATCCACCGTCACCTGGCTATTTGGCGATACCGTCGATGTATTCTCCTCTGGGAAAACGGTCTCTTCGGGGACGCTAGATTCCCCTCCTCAACCAGCACCTGACAAGCCAGATGAGTTGCCACTGAAATCGCCACATTCAGGAGATCACCCTGTCGCACCCTCGCCGGTTGGCCTGCCCATTGGCCGACAGCTTAGACAGCCCCAAGACATCGTCGCGATTCCCCTAGAGGCCTTAACCAAACACATCGTCATCCTGGCCGGCAGCGGGGCGGGGAAAACCGTGCTGGTGCGTCGACTGGTGGAAGAAGCCATCCTGAAGCAGATCCCGGCCATTGTCATTGATGGGGCCAATGATCTGGCCCGCATGGGAGATCCATGGCCAGAAACACCAGCGGCATGGGATCACCTCGACCGTCGCCAAGCCCAGCAGTACCATCAATCCGTCGATGTCGCCGTTTGGACCCCTGGCCGTGAAGCTGGCAATGCAGTCACCCTGAACCCGCTACCGGATTTTGCCGCCCTCACGAACAACGCCGATGAACTCAATCAGGCCATCGACATGGCCCGCGACAGTCTGCAAGATATCGTTGCCTCGGGCAATTCAGCCACGGCCAAGGTGCGGCGAGGCATTCTCAGAAATGCCCTAGAGGTGTTCGCAACTAACGGCGGCGGTGATCTTGAGGGCTTTGCCGACTTTTTAAGAGACCTCCCCGAGGATGCCGCCGGCAACATTTCTAGAGCCAGCCAACATGCCCAAGCCATGGCAGATTTACTCAGTGCAGAAATGGCCAACAATCCCCTCCTGCGTCAGAGTGGCGCCCCACTGGCCCCGGCCATTTTGCTAGGGCTAGAGGGTTCGTCTGCCAAAACTCGCCTCTCGATTCTCAACTTTATTGGTCTGTCTGGACTGCCGCAGCAGCAGCAGTTCCTCCATCAACTGGCCATGACCCTATTTACCTGGATTAAGAAACACCCAGCCCCAGCAGGTCAACCCCTACGGGGGCTGCTGGTGATCGATGAGGCCAAGGACTTTTTACCGTCTCGGCAATCGACTCCCTGTAAATCCAGCCTGAATCGTCTCGCTGCCCAGGCTCGGAAATACGGGCTAGGGCTGATCTTTGCCACCCAAGCCCCCAAGAGTATTGACCATAATATTATCGCCAACTGCTCAACCCAGTTCTATGGGCGCAGCAATTCTCCAGCAGCGATCGATGTAGTGCGGGATCAACTCCAGCAACGCGGCGGCCAGGGGGACGATATTGCTCAACTGCAGCGAGGAGAGTTTTATGCCGTTTCTGAATCAATCAATCCCCCGATTAAAATCACGGTGCCGCTGTGTTTGTCCTTCCATCCGCCCACTCCCTTAGATGAATCAGAGGTATTAGAGCGGGCCAAGCAATCTCGCCAATAA
- a CDS encoding ATP-dependent helicase gives MVSSPSLDRPAVLQELYRGLRHGQQAMADWTGGPLAVSAVPGSGKSTGMAAAAAFTIAQQRLHGRRQLILVTFTRSAAANLKAKVRSHLQQLSLPQTSFVTYTLHGLALTIASRNPELSNLNLETLTLVSPSQSHRLMRQSVERWITHHPELYQHLIEGRQFDGEETERLRRQSVLRTDVLPTLAHTAIREAKSSGLLPEVLAELATSLHRIDTDGGTDYPVLTLAAGLYQQYQDGLQQRGFIDYDDMILAALRALADPETRRFWQSRVFAVFEDEAQDSSPLQTQLLEQLAAAPQHPDQNLNLIRVGDPNQAINSTFTPADPVYFNQFCDRCQGQGRLVTMDEAGRSSPIIMAAANFVLGWVNQTVAMQPLPFRPQTIRPVPCGDPQPDANPAPLGEGVTIQTPDTIHDTVAAIAQQILAGTMAPHTYSWAILVREYRQGQFISHHLRQCYGSDLAATGIHLYDVGEQDRQTQVPREMLTLLQFIQRPHSADTLKAALRVLVDRRRIPGQDLDALASAPEQFLYPTPLDPPRTTDAARQAQHLCVSLVRSRFELPPYHLVPFIGLSLGYNQSELATADKLATRLGQQAQAAMGLNTLIQILRDIVDTERFEAVETEDTDDLYTRRGQLTVITMHKAKGLDWDGVFLPFLHQRTLPGELWVPPQAQFLGDFTLAEVARAQIRAHAHGDAAAQPMPNAIAAWHQAQTLKTAEEYRLLYVAMTRAKRFLWLSAARQAPFTWSKPDALQEAPPCPVVPALQRWRQQQPLA, from the coding sequence GTGGTCAGCAGTCCTTCCCTCGATCGCCCTGCCGTGCTGCAGGAGCTATACCGTGGTCTGCGCCATGGTCAACAAGCCATGGCCGATTGGACCGGAGGTCCCTTGGCGGTCTCGGCGGTGCCAGGGTCGGGAAAATCTACCGGTATGGCGGCGGCGGCAGCCTTTACCATTGCTCAGCAGCGACTCCATGGTCGCCGCCAGTTGATATTAGTTACGTTCACCCGCTCGGCAGCGGCGAATCTGAAGGCCAAGGTGCGATCGCATCTGCAGCAGCTATCCCTGCCCCAAACCAGCTTCGTCACCTATACCCTACATGGCTTAGCCCTGACCATCGCCAGCCGCAACCCAGAACTCTCCAACCTCAACCTAGAGACCCTGACCCTAGTCTCCCCCAGCCAGAGCCATCGGTTGATGCGTCAAAGCGTAGAGCGTTGGATCACCCATCATCCCGAGTTATATCAGCACTTGATCGAAGGCCGTCAATTCGACGGCGAAGAAACCGAGCGGCTGCGGCGGCAATCGGTGTTGCGCACCGACGTCCTGCCGACGCTAGCCCATACCGCCATCCGAGAAGCCAAAAGCTCGGGTCTGCTGCCAGAGGTCCTGGCCGAGTTAGCGACCAGTCTCCATCGCATCGATACTGACGGTGGTACCGACTATCCGGTGCTCACCCTGGCGGCAGGGCTTTACCAGCAGTATCAAGACGGCCTACAGCAGCGGGGCTTCATCGACTACGACGACATGATTCTGGCGGCCTTACGCGCCCTGGCGGACCCTGAGACGCGACGATTCTGGCAATCGCGGGTATTTGCCGTGTTCGAGGACGAGGCCCAAGACTCCTCGCCGCTACAGACCCAACTGCTAGAGCAACTGGCCGCGGCTCCCCAACACCCAGATCAAAACCTGAATCTAATCCGGGTGGGCGATCCCAACCAGGCCATCAACTCCACCTTCACGCCGGCAGACCCGGTGTACTTCAACCAATTTTGCGATCGCTGCCAGGGGCAAGGACGCCTGGTGACCATGGATGAAGCCGGCCGCAGCAGCCCCATCATCATGGCAGCGGCCAACTTCGTACTGGGCTGGGTCAACCAGACCGTGGCGATGCAGCCATTGCCCTTTCGGCCCCAAACCATTCGACCAGTGCCCTGCGGTGATCCTCAGCCCGATGCCAACCCGGCTCCCCTGGGTGAGGGGGTTACCATTCAGACCCCAGACACCATTCACGATACGGTAGCCGCCATCGCCCAGCAGATCCTAGCAGGCACGATGGCCCCCCACACTTACAGTTGGGCCATCCTGGTGCGGGAATATCGCCAGGGTCAATTTATCAGCCATCATCTCAGACAGTGCTATGGTTCCGACCTGGCCGCGACTGGGATTCATCTCTACGACGTGGGCGAACAGGATCGCCAGACCCAAGTGCCCCGGGAGATGCTCACCCTGCTGCAGTTCATCCAGCGGCCCCATTCTGCCGACACCCTGAAGGCGGCCCTACGGGTATTGGTAGACCGTCGCCGCATTCCCGGCCAAGATCTCGACGCCCTAGCCAGTGCCCCTGAACAGTTTCTCTACCCGACCCCCCTAGACCCACCGCGAACCACCGATGCGGCTCGCCAGGCTCAGCACCTCTGTGTCAGTTTGGTGCGATCGCGATTTGAATTGCCCCCCTACCACCTGGTGCCCTTCATCGGCCTCAGCCTCGGCTACAACCAGAGTGAACTGGCCACCGCCGACAAGTTGGCGACTCGCTTAGGCCAACAGGCCCAGGCTGCCATGGGCTTAAACACCCTGATTCAGATCCTGCGAGACATCGTGGATACCGAGCGCTTCGAAGCTGTAGAGACAGAAGATACCGACGATCTCTATACCCGCCGGGGCCAGCTAACCGTGATTACCATGCACAAAGCCAAGGGCCTAGATTGGGACGGCGTATTTCTGCCCTTTCTGCACCAGCGCACCTTGCCAGGAGAGCTTTGGGTGCCACCCCAAGCCCAATTTCTAGGAGACTTTACCCTAGCCGAAGTAGCCCGGGCTCAAATCCGGGCCCATGCCCACGGAGACGCCGCCGCCCAGCCTATGCCCAATGCCATAGCCGCCTGGCACCAGGCCCAGACCCTGAAAACCGCGGAAGAATATCGCCTACTCTACGTCGCCATGACCCGGGCCAAGCGTTTTTTGTGGCTGTCAGCCGCCCGCCAGGCTCCCTTCACCTGGAGTAAACCGGATGCTTTACAAGAAGCACCCCCCTGTCCAGTGGTGCCAGCGTTACAGCGCTGGCGGCAACAACAGCCCCTGGCATAA
- a CDS encoding thioredoxin family protein produces the protein MSRTVIKFSSEDCGICHKMSFYDQKVATELGLEFVDVKMQDTATYRKYRNVLLAQYPDKAQMGWPTYIICDDPDGDFTILGEVKGGHPKGQFRSRLQAVLTGNTPT, from the coding sequence ATGAGTCGCACCGTAATTAAATTTTCCTCCGAGGACTGCGGCATCTGCCACAAGATGTCGTTCTATGATCAGAAAGTCGCCACGGAGCTGGGCTTGGAATTCGTCGACGTGAAGATGCAAGACACAGCGACTTACCGCAAATATCGCAATGTGTTGCTGGCTCAATATCCCGATAAAGCTCAAATGGGATGGCCGACATATATCATCTGCGATGATCCAGACGGGGACTTCACCATCCTGGGAGAAGTCAAGGGAGGACATCCTAAAGGCCAATTCCGCAGCCGCTTGCAGGCGGTCCTAACGGGGAACACTCCAACCTAA